A window of the Candidatus Syntrophosphaera sp. genome harbors these coding sequences:
- a CDS encoding flavin reductase family protein, whose amino-acid sequence MIKQSDLSEAYGLTHLPAKVALAVMEKPQGGYNLITLEWFMRTSIQPPMFAISIGHTRYSHECLLESRFFNLVFPSVEMKPLCAMAGSSSGREIDKMEHGKVKFVWGKLRKIPVPKEAVAVFECEITSQVRSGDHTIFVGEVRHCWANKEKELLVYKK is encoded by the coding sequence ATGATAAAGCAAAGCGACCTGTCTGAAGCTTACGGACTGACCCACTTGCCGGCCAAAGTAGCCCTGGCCGTGATGGAAAAGCCCCAGGGCGGATACAATTTGATCACCCTGGAATGGTTCATGCGCACTTCGATCCAGCCGCCGATGTTTGCCATATCGATCGGCCACACGCGTTATTCGCATGAATGCCTGTTGGAAAGCAGGTTTTTCAATCTGGTATTCCCCTCGGTGGAAATGAAGCCGCTATGCGCGATGGCGGGATCGAGTTCCGGACGCGAGATCGACAAGATGGAGCATGGCAAGGTCAAGTTCGTCTGGGGCAAATTGCGCAAGATTCCGGTTCCCAAAGAGGCCGTGGCGGTGTTTGAATGCGAGATCACGAGCCAGGTCCGCAGCGGCGACCACACGATCTTCGTTGGTGAGGTCCGCCATTGCTGGGCCAATAAGGAAAAGGAGCTCTTGGTTTACAAAAAGTAA
- a CDS encoding RnfABCDGE type electron transport complex subunit D, producing the protein MFERILKQSIMNRVLYALLPVMLFGIYLYGWRVAVMVLISNLAAFATEYLFVYKKKGGKVSMAVFVTGSLVALSLPPTLPFWIAALGSVVAIAFGKMVFGGFGTNIFNPAILGRTFVYVSFPQQMTVEWARPWLPADFPGGFIRWGVDSAMHTGATILGQFRLGNQVTYSLKDTFLGFEPGSIGETSALLIILAGIYLLATKTAKWVPMLSTLLSITLFSFIFYPSQNPLFLLFTGGALFGIVYMVTDPVSQPKGNPALWIYGLLIGFLTVFIRRYSLFAEGFMFALLLTNAFMPIIEHGLKVLQKKEVPKHG; encoded by the coding sequence ATGTTTGAACGCATATTAAAACAAAGCATCATGAACAGGGTCTTGTACGCTCTGCTGCCCGTCATGCTGTTTGGAATCTATCTTTATGGCTGGCGGGTCGCGGTCATGGTGCTGATCTCCAATCTGGCCGCCTTTGCCACCGAATACCTGTTCGTGTACAAAAAGAAAGGCGGCAAGGTCTCGATGGCCGTCTTTGTGACCGGAAGCCTGGTTGCTTTGTCTTTGCCTCCCACCCTGCCTTTCTGGATCGCCGCTTTGGGCAGCGTGGTCGCGATCGCTTTCGGCAAAATGGTCTTTGGCGGATTTGGAACGAATATCTTCAATCCGGCCATACTGGGCAGAACTTTCGTCTACGTTTCCTTTCCCCAGCAGATGACGGTGGAATGGGCCAGACCCTGGCTGCCGGCGGATTTTCCTGGAGGATTCATCCGCTGGGGCGTCGATTCCGCGATGCACACTGGCGCCACCATCCTTGGCCAGTTCAGGCTGGGAAACCAGGTCACCTATTCCCTGAAAGACACCTTCCTGGGTTTCGAGCCCGGCTCGATTGGGGAGACCTCGGCCCTGCTGATCATCCTGGCCGGGATCTATTTGCTGGCCACCAAAACAGCAAAATGGGTTCCGATGCTATCCACCCTGCTGAGCATAACCCTCTTCAGTTTCATCTTCTATCCCAGCCAGAACCCGCTCTTCCTTCTGTTCACGGGCGGCGCCCTCTTTGGCATTGTGTATATGGTCACCGATCCCGTTTCGCAGCCCAAGGGAAATCCCGCGCTCTGGATCTACGGTCTCTTGATCGGGTTCCTGACAGTTTTCATCCGCCGCTATTCTCTCTTTGCCGAGGGCTTCATGTTTGCTCTGTTGCTCACCAACGCTTTCATGCCCATCATCGAACACGGTTTGAAAGTCCTTCAGAAGAAGGAGGTTCCGAAGCATGGCTGA
- a CDS encoding PLP-dependent aminotransferase family protein — MNYPDSFSQVTRRMKSSLIRELVASTKNVPGLISFAGGFPSPKTFPQKQLAELYREVVEQDGLDVLQYGASEGDSQLKQQLINWEGCTLSPDEMVVTVGSTNSLYYYTRAMIDPGDVILCEAPSFLGSLVTFDALQADIHSIPIDTDGILMDALETKVRQLRSQGKKIKFVYVIPDFQNPGGISYSLKRRRELIKFCLDNDIPIAEDNPYSRLRFSGEAVPTLFQIAREEFGGSMIVTEFNSFSKILGPGMRMAYAKGDQDLISRMVSWQQKVNITPDCVSQRVTARFIEKGMLEPHIASICEFYRPYLKKMLDDLARFMPDTVHWTKPQGGIFLWLTLPESVNADELFVQARENKVSFIPGSKFYPSGQEQFNTLRLNFTYSTLEQIETGIQRLAELLK; from the coding sequence ATGAATTATCCTGATTCATTTTCGCAAGTGACGCGCCGCATGAAATCCTCGCTGATCCGCGAACTGGTGGCCTCGACCAAAAATGTTCCCGGCCTGATCTCATTTGCCGGCGGCTTCCCTTCGCCCAAAACCTTTCCCCAGAAACAACTGGCTGAACTTTACCGCGAAGTGGTGGAGCAGGACGGCCTTGACGTTTTGCAATACGGAGCCAGCGAAGGCGACAGCCAGCTCAAGCAGCAGCTCATAAACTGGGAAGGCTGCACTCTCAGCCCCGACGAAATGGTGGTCACCGTGGGCAGCACCAACTCGCTTTACTACTACACTCGCGCCATGATCGACCCCGGCGACGTGATCCTCTGCGAAGCGCCAAGCTTTCTGGGTTCGCTGGTCACTTTCGACGCCCTCCAGGCCGATATCCACAGCATCCCCATCGACACAGACGGAATCCTGATGGACGCCCTGGAAACTAAAGTCCGGCAGCTCCGCTCGCAAGGCAAGAAGATCAAGTTTGTCTATGTCATCCCGGATTTCCAAAATCCCGGCGGAATCAGCTACAGCCTCAAGCGCCGGCGCGAACTCATCAAATTCTGCCTGGACAACGACATCCCCATCGCCGAGGACAATCCCTACTCAAGGCTGCGCTTTTCCGGAGAAGCGGTACCCACCCTTTTCCAGATCGCGCGCGAGGAGTTTGGCGGCTCGATGATCGTGACCGAATTCAATTCCTTCTCCAAGATCCTGGGTCCCGGAATGCGCATGGCCTATGCCAAGGGAGATCAAGACCTCATCAGCAGGATGGTTTCCTGGCAGCAGAAAGTGAATATCACCCCAGATTGCGTTTCCCAGCGCGTTACCGCCCGCTTCATCGAGAAAGGCATGCTGGAACCGCACATCGCCAGCATTTGCGAATTCTACCGGCCCTACCTGAAAAAGATGCTCGACGACCTGGCCAGATTCATGCCCGACACGGTGCACTGGACCAAGCCCCAAGGCGGAATCTTCCTCTGGCTGACCCTGCCCGAATCCGTCAACGCGGATGAACTCTTCGTCCAAGCCCGGGAAAACAAAGTTTCCTTCATTCCCGGCTCCAAATTCTACCCCAGCGGCCAGGAACAATTCAACACCCTGCGGCTCAACTTCACCTATTCCACCCTGGAACAGATCGAAACAGGGATCCAGCGATTGGCCGAACTGCTCAAATAG
- a CDS encoding NADH:ubiquinone reductase (Na(+)-transporting) subunit E (Part of the NQR complex which consists of NqrA, NqrB, NqrC, NqrD, NqrE and NqrF; NQR complex catalyzes the reduction of ubiquinone-1 to ubiquinol by two successive reactions, coupled with the transport of Na(+) ions from the cytoplasm to the periplasm; NqrE is probably involved in the second step, the conversion of ubisemiquinone to ubiquinol.) encodes MDISAFLLFWAAIFTSNILLTNFLGMCSYLSVSKEVESSVGLGIAVTFVLVFTTALNWLVYHYILLPFNIEYLQYIVFIIVIAAFVQLLELLIERYTPALYYTLGIFLPLITVNCAIFGVSLFMIIRNYDFLQSIAFGAGSGLGWLLAILMLAGIRSKLKEKLIPIGLQGAGISLIITGIMALAFIGFSGVATIQ; translated from the coding sequence ATGGACATATCCGCTTTTCTGCTTTTCTGGGCCGCGATCTTCACCAGCAATATCCTGCTCACCAATTTCCTGGGCATGTGCTCCTACCTTTCCGTTTCCAAGGAGGTGGAATCCTCCGTTGGATTGGGAATTGCAGTTACTTTTGTGCTGGTTTTCACCACTGCCCTGAACTGGCTGGTTTACCATTACATCCTCCTGCCCTTCAATATCGAATATTTGCAATACATCGTATTCATCATCGTGATCGCCGCTTTCGTGCAACTGCTTGAGCTTTTGATCGAGCGTTATACCCCAGCCCTCTATTACACCCTGGGCATATTTCTGCCGCTGATCACGGTGAATTGCGCCATCTTCGGGGTGAGCCTGTTCATGATCATCCGCAACTACGATTTCCTGCAATCGATCGCTTTTGGCGCTGGAAGTGGCCTCGGCTGGCTGTTGGCGATCCTGATGCTGGCCGGGATCCGGTCCAAGCTGAAGGAAAAGCTCATCCCCATTGGTCTGCAGGGTGCGGGAATTAGCCTGATCATCACAGGGATCATGGCGCTCGCTTTCATCGGTTTTTCCGGTGTGGCGACCATACAATAG
- a CDS encoding 2Fe-2S iron-sulfur cluster binding domain-containing protein, producing MFGTIIKDIAVLAGISGILAILLVIAERFLNDYGDCRININGKRDITIKGGNNLLASLGEKEIFLPSACGGRGSCGTCKCKITEGGGPLLPTEKPFLSKAELEDSIRLACQVKVKTDVFIQIPESIFNIRKYTSTITEIIDYTYDIKGITFKLEDGEEIDFKAGQYVQLISEPYAKMKQRVSRAYSISSKPEDRNSIQLIIRLVPEGICTTWVHNYLKVGDRVNFTGPYGDFYLRDTNADIIFVAGGSGKAPIKSILEHLAVVGIERKMTYFFGARTLKDLYLTDEMKAFEKIFPDFRYEPVLSQPESGDGWQGKTGYVMPYFKDAIRDPKNTEAYLCGSPGMINAVCNALTDLGVAKEKIYYDSFG from the coding sequence TTGTTTGGAACGATAATCAAAGACATCGCGGTGCTCGCAGGGATAAGCGGGATCCTGGCCATTCTGCTGGTGATCGCGGAGCGGTTTTTAAACGACTATGGCGATTGCAGGATCAATATCAACGGCAAACGAGACATCACGATCAAAGGCGGAAACAACCTGCTCGCGTCTCTGGGTGAGAAAGAGATTTTCCTACCCTCGGCCTGTGGCGGCAGGGGAAGCTGCGGCACCTGCAAATGCAAGATCACCGAAGGCGGCGGGCCGCTTTTGCCCACGGAAAAACCTTTCCTGAGCAAAGCGGAGCTGGAAGACAGCATTCGCCTGGCCTGCCAGGTCAAGGTGAAAACGGATGTCTTCATTCAGATCCCGGAAAGCATCTTCAACATCCGCAAGTACACTTCGACAATAACTGAGATAATTGACTACACCTACGATATCAAGGGCATCACCTTCAAGCTTGAAGACGGCGAGGAGATCGATTTCAAGGCCGGCCAATACGTCCAGTTGATCTCGGAACCCTATGCCAAAATGAAACAGCGGGTCAGCCGGGCCTATTCGATCTCCTCCAAACCAGAGGACAGGAACAGCATCCAATTGATCATAAGGCTCGTTCCGGAGGGGATTTGCACCACCTGGGTGCACAATTACCTCAAGGTTGGGGATAGGGTAAATTTCACCGGGCCCTACGGTGATTTCTATCTCAGGGACACCAACGCGGACATCATCTTCGTGGCCGGCGGTTCTGGTAAAGCGCCGATCAAATCCATTCTCGAGCATCTGGCCGTGGTTGGCATCGAGCGCAAAATGACCTACTTTTTCGGGGCCAGGACCCTCAAAGACCTATATCTGACCGACGAAATGAAAGCCTTTGAAAAGATTTTCCCGGATTTTCGCTATGAGCCGGTCCTTTCCCAGCCTGAATCTGGAGACGGCTGGCAGGGTAAAACCGGCTATGTGATGCCCTATTTCAAGGATGCCATCCGCGATCCCAAAAACACCGAGGCCTATCTTTGCGGCAGTCCCGGCATGATCAACGCCGTATGCAATGCCCTCACGGATCTCGGGGTGGCTAAGGAAAAAATCTATTATGATAGTTTTGGATGA
- a CDS encoding prepilin peptidase: protein MGATLGSFFNVLIDRVPRKESIVSPPSHCTKCGKSLPAWQNIPIFSYLLLGGRCKFCGAKIHWHHLVVEIITPVLFLALFFLYGWKNILFFKFLVMFGFLIPIFFIDAFHKIIPLALSIPMVILGLLFGLIQSGFAFRDFLFVYLLPTLGLFVFLYLLALGWEKVFHKEGLGGGDVILIPAVAAFFGVVHIPWVIVLSCLLGIIYFLIFIRKPNQVFAFGNFIAAAAIFWALAGNSILSGTGLFIR, encoded by the coding sequence CTGGGCGCGACCCTGGGCAGCTTTTTTAATGTCCTGATCGACCGGGTTCCGCGCAAGGAATCGATAGTATCCCCGCCATCGCATTGCACCAAATGCGGCAAAAGCCTTCCCGCCTGGCAAAACATCCCCATCTTCAGCTATCTTCTGCTGGGGGGAAGATGCAAATTCTGCGGCGCCAAGATCCACTGGCACCACCTGGTGGTGGAGATAATCACCCCCGTCCTGTTCCTGGCGCTGTTTTTCCTGTATGGCTGGAAAAACATCCTGTTCTTCAAGTTCCTGGTGATGTTCGGCTTTTTGATCCCCATCTTCTTCATCGACGCCTTTCATAAGATCATCCCGCTGGCGCTTTCGATCCCGATGGTGATCCTGGGATTGCTGTTTGGCCTCATCCAGAGCGGATTTGCTTTTCGGGATTTCCTCTTTGTCTATCTCTTGCCGACCCTGGGCTTGTTCGTTTTCCTCTATCTGCTCGCCCTGGGCTGGGAAAAAGTGTTTCACAAAGAGGGCTTGGGAGGCGGCGACGTTATCCTGATCCCGGCCGTGGCCGCGTTCTTCGGAGTGGTGCACATACCCTGGGTGATCGTCCTGTCCTGCCTTTTGGGGATAATCTATTTCTTGATCTTCATCCGCAAGCCAAACCAGGTTTTCGCCTTCGGCAATTTCATTGCCGCCGCGGCGATCTTTTGGGCCCTGGCCGGAAATTCCATCCTCAGCGGGACGGGTCTGTTCATCCGCTGA
- a CDS encoding FMN-binding protein — MAEQGFMERPVYPVLFIIALSLVFVGILAAMYRMNEPGIEKQKLEAYEKSILSLCADSLASATGISTPEIMAAYPQSFADYIKPLPEGAYPRRAFEVKFGDRILAYVFDITGKGLWGTMRALIATTPAKDTIIGINVYEQLETPGLGARIEESWFTGQFEQKTVLDNGVPVDFELIPEGQSAAEPNQIRQVTGATITSKAVLTMLQNELRLILDVEAGK; from the coding sequence ATGGCTGAACAAGGATTCATGGAAAGGCCGGTCTATCCGGTGCTGTTCATCATAGCGCTGAGCCTGGTCTTTGTCGGCATTTTGGCAGCCATGTACAGGATGAACGAGCCGGGCATTGAGAAGCAAAAACTTGAAGCTTACGAAAAGTCGATCCTGAGCCTCTGCGCAGACAGCCTGGCCAGTGCCACAGGGATTTCAACGCCAGAGATAATGGCGGCCTATCCTCAGAGTTTCGCGGATTACATCAAGCCCCTTCCTGAAGGGGCTTATCCCCGCCGCGCGTTTGAAGTGAAATTCGGAGACCGCATATTGGCCTATGTTTTTGACATCACTGGCAAGGGTCTGTGGGGTACGATGCGCGCTCTAATTGCCACTACACCTGCAAAAGACACCATCATCGGTATAAATGTCTATGAGCAGCTGGAAACCCCAGGCTTGGGAGCCCGCATCGAAGAGAGCTGGTTCACTGGTCAGTTTGAGCAGAAGACAGTATTGGACAACGGGGTGCCGGTCGATTTTGAGCTGATCCCGGAAGGCCAGTCTGCCGCGGAGCCCAACCAGATCAGACAGGTGACAGGTGCCACTATAACCAGCAAAGCGGTCCTCACCATGCTGCAGAATGAGCTGCGCTTGATCCTGGATGTGGAGGCGGGAAAATGA
- a CDS encoding NADH:ubiquinone reductase (Na(+)-transporting) subunit D, whose translation MNRKEIFLVSAFRENSVWKQVLGICSALAVTNLMLNSLIMGLGFTFALALSSLTTSLIRNYTPRSVRMIAQTLIIASYVIIVDILLKAYLPEISKQLGPYVGLIITNCILMGRLEAFASKNPPLDSFIDGIGAGAGYTLVLLVIAFFRELFGFGSLFGIRILGVWWTNWSIMVMAPSAFFLLAMLIWIINKRYYKLG comes from the coding sequence ATGAATAGGAAAGAGATCTTCCTCGTCAGCGCGTTCCGGGAAAACTCAGTCTGGAAACAGGTTTTGGGCATCTGCTCAGCCCTGGCGGTCACCAATCTGATGCTGAACAGCCTGATCATGGGCTTGGGATTCACTTTCGCTCTGGCCCTGTCCAGTTTGACCACCTCGCTGATCCGGAACTACACTCCCCGCAGCGTGCGCATGATCGCCCAAACCCTCATCATCGCTTCCTACGTGATCATCGTGGATATCCTGCTCAAGGCCTATCTGCCGGAGATCAGCAAACAGCTTGGCCCCTACGTCGGCCTGATCATCACCAATTGCATCCTGATGGGCAGGCTGGAAGCCTTCGCCTCCAAAAATCCGCCGCTGGATTCCTTCATTGACGGGATCGGGGCCGGAGCGGGCTACACGCTGGTATTGCTGGTCATCGCCTTCTTTCGGGAATTGTTTGGTTTTGGCTCGCTGTTCGGGATCCGCATCCTTGGAGTTTGGTGGACGAACTGGAGCATCATGGTGATGGCTCCCAGCGCTTTTTTCTTGCTGGCAATGCTCATCTGGATCATCAACAAGAGATATTACAAACTGGGGTAG
- a CDS encoding asparagine--tRNA ligase, whose protein sequence is SSDLQEDLIRFVIRTVLDKCDAELTILERDKDALKAADAPFTIMTHHDAIEILRSKGSQITHGSDLGASDEVLLTQDSPVPIFIEKWPKEIKAFYMKRDPENPNLVLGSDLMAPEGFGEIIGGSQREDDHDVLLGRMKAENMPLEDYQWFLDLRKYGSVPHSGFGVGLERLVTWMSGIHHIRETIPFPRMIYRIYP, encoded by the coding sequence CTCTTCCGATCTCCAGGAAGATCTGATCCGCTTCGTGATCAGAACCGTGCTGGATAAATGCGATGCCGAACTCACCATCCTGGAACGGGATAAAGATGCCTTGAAAGCAGCCGACGCGCCCTTTACCATCATGACCCACCATGACGCGATCGAGATATTGCGCTCCAAAGGCAGCCAGATCACCCACGGCAGCGACCTGGGCGCCTCCGACGAAGTTTTGCTCACCCAGGATTCCCCCGTCCCCATCTTCATCGAGAAATGGCCCAAAGAGATCAAAGCTTTCTACATGAAGCGCGATCCGGAGAACCCCAACCTCGTTCTGGGCAGCGATCTGATGGCCCCGGAAGGTTTTGGCGAGATAATTGGAGGATCGCAGCGTGAAGACGACCACGACGTCTTGCTGGGCAGGATGAAAGCAGAAAACATGCCTCTGGAAGACTATCAGTGGTTCTTGGACCTCCGTAAATACGGAAGCGTGCCCCACAGCGGATTTGGGGTCGGCCTGGAACGCCTGGTTACCTGGATGAGCGGTATCCACCACATCCGCGAAACAATTCCCTTTCCCAGGATGATCTATCGAATCTACCCCTGA